In Sphingomonas phyllosphaerae, one DNA window encodes the following:
- a CDS encoding YdcH family protein: protein MQTAHISALEAKHATIDQRIAAESQRPVPDTIVLADLKKQKLRLKEEITSSH, encoded by the coding sequence ATGCAGACTGCGCACATCTCGGCCCTCGAGGCCAAGCATGCGACGATCGACCAGCGCATCGCCGCCGAGTCGCAACGTCCCGTGCCCGATACGATCGTGCTTGCGGATCTGAAGAAGCAGAAACTACGGTTGAAGGAGGAAATCACCTCCTCGCACTAA
- a CDS encoding DUF465 domain-containing protein: protein MNDRGEDAEVERRVEMLRVEHRDLDAAIAALAGGGSSDQLQLMRLKKRKLRLRDEIAALEDQLIPDIIA from the coding sequence ATGAACGACAGGGGCGAAGATGCCGAGGTGGAACGCCGCGTGGAGATGCTGCGCGTGGAGCATCGCGACCTCGATGCGGCGATCGCCGCGTTGGCGGGCGGCGGTTCGTCGGACCAGTTGCAATTGATGCGGCTGAAGAAGCGCAAGCTGCGGCTTCGCGATGAGATCGCGGCGCTGGAAGATCAGCTGATCCCCGACATCATCGCCTGA
- a CDS encoding DUF1465 family protein: MAEHAHDPRLQRRLVDSFYTEAMVLADEARHYFDEGGRAEREALPPMERVAFSCESLKVTTRLMHVISWLLTQRAIAAGELPENWALDPAQRLGVAATTDVELLARFPAQARGLIWSSVDLHRRVALLDTALAGEAPMVSPARSMLDRLATAF, encoded by the coding sequence ATGGCCGAACATGCGCATGATCCCCGCCTGCAACGCCGCCTGGTCGATTCCTTCTATACGGAGGCGATGGTGCTGGCGGATGAGGCGCGCCATTATTTCGACGAAGGCGGGCGGGCCGAGCGTGAGGCATTGCCGCCGATGGAGCGCGTGGCGTTCAGTTGTGAATCGCTGAAGGTGACGACGCGATTGATGCACGTCATCTCGTGGTTGCTGACGCAGCGCGCGATCGCTGCCGGCGAATTGCCGGAAAACTGGGCGCTCGATCCGGCGCAGCGGCTGGGTGTGGCGGCGACCACCGATGTCGAGCTACTGGCACGCTTTCCTGCGCAGGCGCGCGGGCTGATCTGGAGCAGCGTCGACCTGCACCGCCGGGTCGCGCTGCTGGATACCGCGCTGGCGGGAGAGGCGCCGATGGTCAGCCCGGCGCGCTCGATGCTCGACCGGTTGGCGACGGCGTTCTAG